The segment aaaGGGAGTGAGAAGAACTTTCTTAGCCTAAAGAATAAAGATAGGTATTCTTCGTTGTCAGAATCAAACTTTGAATAAGTCTACACAAAAAGATTCAGGCCCTAGAAATTTTGATGACCGAAAATTCTCGGTCCACATATTCTAACCTagcctagaatttcaaagcaaaCCTAGACATTCGAGAACAGCTCAACTAAAAGGTTATAACTTTTCACTCTGAACTTCCATTTTGATTATCTTGGATATTCCAGAAAGCTTATCCTTGAGTGTTATCCATTCTAACATTAAAAAAATCTAATACCACCATGTGTAGGTTTTGCATTGTGACAAGTGTTTCTCTCAAGTTAGCACTTGAGTTTAGTCCGTTTGGTCACTGAGACTTGTCGACACACTTACGTGCATCTCTCTTTGATAGTACAACATGCCTATATTCAAGATAAAAAGAAATCTATTTTCACCACTTGAGTCTTTAGCATCTTCATATGCCATTTCTTTTGAATATATCTTCGTATGGGTTTGCAAGAATCTTTGTCTCCATCATTTAGCAATACCACCTCGAGCATGTGACTTGAACCATTTTCATACATATTATTTCACTTAATGGAATCAAGTCACTTCTTTATATGATTCACAAAAGTTTTGTTTCCCTCGAGATATGACTCTCCATATCTTAATGTGTATAAGACTCAATATAAGCACTTTCCTCTTCACCATAAGCATGGTTTATCGGTGCCCAAGGCGTAGACTTCTCTTTACCCTTGCTTGATCCTTCGAAGCCCTTTCATTGCTACTTCAGCCTCTGAAGCCACATGATGATTTTGAGCTAGTAAGAGGCATACATTTTAATCCATCTTCATTTGCATTCTTGTATTTTGCTTGAACTAGATTGTTTCCATGAACTTTCTTCTCAACTATggtcttatttagttcccaaaaaaaattgcaaaatttttcagattctccgtcacgtcgaatcttgcaacacatgcatgaagcattaaatatagataaaagaaataactagttgcacagtttacctgtaatttatgagatgaatcttttgagcctaattagtccatggttgaacaatatttttcaaatacagacaaaagtactacaatgtccattttgtaaaaatttttggaactaaacaaggcttatgcttatattgatTTATTACTATTGCACAACTTGACCGAGCTTCACATTTGAGACTTCATTTGATATCCATCCATAGACATGTGCCTTCTGATATATCCATGCTACGGTTGTCAAGTTGCTTAGTTcaatatattctataatgtaGAGGCAAACTAGTAAACATGTTAGACCTTTAATCGTGTTGTCATTGAATCCACTAAAAAACAATAAAAAGatatatgcacttatattaTAAAAAGGTCGGATGTAGTATCATCTCATATACCAAAAATAGACATAATATGTTGCTAATAATTAGCAACCATAGTCTTAGTTTTTGTTTAGCCATCCTCTAATTCTAGATCTAGCATCATGATTGTGTCCTTTATTACTCCACCTCCATCCAAAACAGCTGTAATTCTATGTCTAGTCAAGTTAAACTAACTAAGATTTCATTGAGTTTATAAAGAGTATATTCACGTTTAAGACTTTAAAtagatatattatgaaaatacatGCCATGATAAAGTTAAAGATAATTACTTAGTATGGTAAACATTGTTTTATATAACTTTAGTAAAATTTAAGATATTTTGACCAGACACTATTGTATGCTATTATAGAATTACATCCCCTTTGAATGGGAAAAAGTACTTGTCACTACACTTTTGACTCCAACATCATCAAACCATATTGAGTTGCCACCACATTCTTTTTTCACCTCATATTTAGCATCATCCCTTTTTTCAGCGCTCTCCCTATTGCTTGTCACATGAATGTCCATGTGCCCATGACCCTTATCTATCATGACTAGTGCATGTCAATCCATTGTCTAACAACAATCATCACTGTCGATCTTCCTCTACAAGCATGTATATTGAGAAAAACCCCGCTAGAGAGTAAAGCCCCTAATTCCAAGCCCTAAATATGCTCCTAAGTTGAAAATATTATCTCACCGTCATAGTTGCCATTCATTTCCCTAATAAAATTTAAGTGTTCTAACTTATGGGTCTATATGGCTCATCTTGGCAACATGAGGGGCGAAGCCACACTAAATTGGTGGATAGAGAAAGTGCTTCTAGATGGTGAAAGGAGGAGCAAGAGTCGATTTTCTACCGTCCAAGGTGAAGCCATGTGTTTCAGCGTTTTATGTGGACACTAAATGTGACCTAAGTGTTTTTATGTCTGCCTAATATGATTAATATCACTGACTATACACATCATATTTTCCTAGTATGAAGAAAAGTTGTGTATCTTTGCCATACACATTTTCAATTTGAGACAATGGTCCTTTTATCATCCTCACTAGTAACCtctatatattatataaaagtTGCCTACGAATCGGGCATTGGCACTATTTCAGGCCCAAAACACTTGATTTTTTGTCCGATGATCCAAATCACATGACTTATTGCATCTCTTATTCCAAACTCACATCTTCTTTCTCTGTGTTCTTTTTCCTCGCTACCTCCTATTTTCATTCGCCACTCATTTATGATGTCCATGCCCACGTCTTGCCCCCCCTCCTGTGTCCCCATACCTTCCACTCACCACTTTCATGCTAACTTGGCATGTCAGACTTTcactatagtgcccctgcccTTGTTCTGCCAACCGCCTTCTCCACTACCCGGTCAACAATGCCCATGCTGCCCCCGCATCCGTCACCATGGCCGACCAATCTTGCCATGGTGCCGCCCACGTATCTCCTTCCCTTCTAAGATCGTcggagacaaagaagatgacaCGAAGATGGTGCTAAGCTAGGTATGTGATTGGTAAAAAAAATCAAGTGTTGATGTGGAGTAAAACACACACTAGTGTAGTATAGTATAGGTATAGCATTTCTTCAAATAAACTACTTTGCGATTTTTTGTTGTTGCAAAGTTTCACTTAGGCCTCCTTTGGTTCACAGGAATTTCATAGGAAAAATGGAGGATTGCCTTTTGTATAGGATTCAACACTGTAGCACCCTTTGGCTTATATGATTGAACTATATGAAATGAAAAGGAAATATTCCTTCATAGCTCATTCCATAGGAAATGTACAGGAAAAAAACATCCACTCCTACTTCTTTGTTTCTCTGGCTTGCGTAGGAACGAGGCATATCAAGAGCCGAATCATAGGTATTACCAAGAAATAAAAAGCTAGaggacaagcatcacatcacatcATGAGAGATTATATATTCCTATTCCTATGAATTTTCTATAGCCATCCAAACACCTACGTAAATAATTTTTCTGTGTTTTTAGATCCTATATGTTTTGCAGTTCTTATATTTTTTCTATCCCTATGTTTTACAATCCAATCCTATGTTTGGCCTTAAATCTGCTGGACCCACGAGCACAACCGATAACTACACTGCACTGCCACCACAGGGCATAGGCCCACAACTGGTGTGCCCCTTGCAAATATCCCGTCCGCGTCTCCGTCGTCACGTCTTCTAGAAAACGCCGTTACCCTAGCTAATTATCCCCTCCCCGTCGCTATCCACCCCATCGCGTTGCCGGATCGAGCTTGGCTCTCTCGAACCTTGCTTCGCCGCACGGCACCAAAAGCacggccgcgcccgcgccctcATCCCCTCCACACGTTTCCGCCTCCCGATCCACAGCCGCCGTAGGCCGCCGCCGACACAGCTCCTACCCATCGCAACTCTCCAGCCCTCGGAGGCCCGAGGCTCATCAACCCGCGCTCCTTCATCCTCGGCACCTCACCCGGCGGCGCGGGCGCGCAGTGCCCACCGAGAGCCGCGCGGCACAGCCGCTCTTGTTGTCCTCCGTGGTAAGGGCTGGTGGCTTGCCTTCTGATCGCTTCTCTTATGTCCGCGTGTCTCCTGTGTGATCTGAATGTTTGGTTGGTGCGCACAGGGTGCGGTTCGACGCGTCGGCAGGATGGCGGCGAGCGCGCGGGATAGCGCGGATGCGGCGGAGCGAGTTGTCGATGACCACGACGGTTGGGTGTCGGACGGCGAGATGGACGTGGAGATGGATGTGGAAGGCGAGTTCCAAGACCTCGACGCCGACCGGAGGGACGGCGGCGCGGATGGTGATGATGAGTACTTGCTGGTGCGTATATGACCTTTTCCTGGTGCTCCTGGCGTGTGTCGAGTGCTTTTGTTTCTGTCGAACTCGCAAATCTGAGGTGGCCGACGCGTGATGGCTCGGTTTGTACTCTCAATTGCTTGCCTAAGGTTCCTGCCGGCTTTTTATTCACATGCGAAAGTCGAGATTGAGATCGTTCTGGGCTTGGTGGTAGCATGGCGTGGTACATGTCTGTGCTAgatcattaaaattgctcatGGACATAGATGGATCTTCATGTGTACTAGGTTTCTATTCTTTCCGGAATATAGGTTTATATTGCTATAATTTAAGCTAAGTTTTATGGTGTAGGTGTCATGTTATTGATGGGGTGAACCAGGTGGTAAAACATATGCGGAAAACGATTTGAAAAACAAGAAGGCAATTGTTTTGTTAGGGTAGTGTAGAAATGTTAATTTGCAGAAATTAAGCCAACTGGAGAATATAAAGCAGCAGCAGTAGTATGTTTTTTCAACTAAATTTCAAAGTGCATGTCGAATTGCGACGAAACATTAGCAGAGTGATAGACCAAACGTGAAAAGATTTCTCTAATTTTCTGGCTAAGTTGCAGTGTTGTTTTTTCCTCATTTAGTCCTTGGCTGCTGAATTATTTATGGGACAGGGAGACTTGATGTCAACGGGGCTTGTGGAGCAGATTTGTTTTGGCCAATCATTTAGGTCTAGAATGCTAtgtcttttcttttcttgtgcTTATCTTCAGCCAATAATGATTTGGTTTACCAGGTCGCTTTCGTACTAGGCATTTGTTGCATAATTGTCTATGCCCAACATGGCACGGTGTTGCAGATGCATTGTTTCGTCCTTGTTTGATTGGGCTTGGACCAACGAGCTTGAAACACAGATTTTAATTAGAATATTTGACTCATGTCTTATCCTTCTTGATTCGAGTTAAAATTAGTTCACCTTTTGAATTAACTACTCACTTAACTGAGGGCATGTTTTCGGCATAAGCACAAGATCACCAGCACTTATCTGCATCGGCTTAGGCAATGATCAatcatgatgtgatgattgCCGCTGCAGCTTATCGGCGATTAAAATCCGTTTGATATTTCTTGGATTATGTCTATATTTTTATGCCAAAACTGAGAAATGATGAATTTGATTCAACCCTTAAGATTGCTCAGATGGTGTTGTTCATTTAGTGTTTATAACTTATTCCCATTGATAATTGTCTATGTTCTACAGCTCACTAGGATAAGGGACACGTCGGCAGCTGAAGCAAGGGCAGGAAAGGATATACAAGGTATACCATGGGAGAGGATACACATAGCCAGGCAAGATTACCGAAAAGCTAGGTTGGAACAGTATAAGAACTATGAAAATTTCCCTCAATCAGGAGAGCTCATGGATAAGGTCTTCACTAGCATCTAGTCTTATTTCATTAAAGGTTGTTTTTAATTTATTCCAAATATTCATATTTcctaattattttcaaaatatttttcttaGTTGTGCAAGCAAGTGGAGAAGAGCAGCAAGTATTATGAGTTTCAGCACAACACACGATCAGTGAAGCCATCAATTCTCCATTTTCAGGTGATTTTGCATTGTGTCCTACCTTTATTGCAAAATGAGTAACTAACTGTACTATATTCATTCAAAAAAAGTTATCTGTACTATATATGTGAGAAAAGGTTCTTGTGGATTGTCTATTTCCTTCATACTTGCCAGCATTTAGAAGGCTTTCTTCACAAACTTGCAAGGTGCATGTACCACATGTATTCAACAATCCATATTAGCAAGAAATTCGAGGAAGAAAATTAATGTCCTTTTTTGTGTGGCGCTAAATAGGACTTTTACATGAAAATTTTAATTCACCAATAACAACAAAACCTTTGTGTAAAGTATGCTGGGGTAGGCTAGAGACAAAACCCAGCTAGAGTCACTAATAAAAGAGCATGATGAGAGGAATGTTAGCAAGTGAAGAACATTTATACTTGTTTTAAAACAAGTAAACAAATGTCTTTTTAGTTATAACCAAGAAAAGAGTTAAGATGTGTTCCTTTGCATTAGGATCAGCTTTATTCTCTGCTATGAAATGGAAACTGGTTAATTTGTTTGTTTGCATTATAATCTTGTCATATGACTCCCAAGGCTGAACAGTACCGACTAACTATTGCTTCTGTAGCTTAGGAATTTGCTATGGGCAACCTCgaagcatgatgtctatttcATGTCAAATTCTACAGTAAGCCACTGGTCAgcattgtctcacaaattatcagAGGTTCTCGACTTCTCTGGGCACGTTGCTCCAGCGGAGGTATTCCCCTTGTAGTTTCCTGCTTGCAACCTTCTGATCTAATaatcattttttattttttgatgtTCTTTTCTCTAAAAATCAAATAGGTCTCATTGTTAATGCAAGTTTGGTCCTCTCttttttcctcctcacagaAGCATCCTGGCAGTTTACTAGAAGGTTTCTCTGGGGTTCAAGTTAGCACACTTGCTGTGAATGAGGGTTTGTTGGTAGCTGGTGGTTTTCAAGGAGAACTAATTGGCAAGGTAAGCCACCAATGAAGACTTGGTTGTAACTTTGGTTTGGCTGTTTTATCCACCCATAGGATCTAGCTCTAGATCTCCATTTCCTTTCAGTCTCTCTTTGTTTATTATTTTACTTGGTATCATTTTAGAGCAACCACAATGTTGCCATAAACCAGTCCATAGCCATTAAAATATTCACTACAGGCTACCTGAAACATTGTAGTAGTAGTCCATATAGCAGTCCATAGTAAAAGGTGCCCATAGTACAGGTGTAAAATGATAAAGATCTAAAATGGAAGGATTTAAACTTTTATTCTGCACAGGAATATTTTTTTAGATAGATGTATTCATCACCAGCGTGCTTTCTTATTTTGTTCTGAAACTTCTAGTGCTGTGACAATAAGCAATCCAGTGAAAGCACTGCTCAGCAGCTATTTTTTTATGTTGTTACAGGATTTGGAAGGCCGTAATGTAAAATTCTGTGCAAGGACAACTTTGAGTGACAATGCTATAACAAACGCCATAGATATACACAGATCGACAAGGTGAGAAACTAACTTTTCAGAACCTATCTGAAGATGTACATTGTCATTAAAATCTAAAGGTCTCCAAATTGCTTTTCAGTGGAAGCTTGCGCATTACAGTATCTAACAACGATTGTGGTGTTCGTGAATATGATATGGAGAGATTTCAGCTCTTGAACCACTACCGTTATAACTGGCCGGTTAATGTAAGTTCTACCTCATTGGGATTCAATGTACTGTTTTGGTTATTTCATCCATATGATTCATCATTTGCTTCGGTAACAACAGCACACATCCGTGAGCCCGGATAAGAAACTTTTGGCTGTGGTTGGAGATGATCGGGATGCTCTTCTTGTGGATTCACGAAATGGAaaggtatttttttttcttattttttcagtttttttttggtttattaATTTGGGATTTTGTGGCTTAATTCACAACTTATTACTATTACTGCCATTCTTTCATTACATCAATATTGTGAGGTTCTTTATCAAAAAAATATCAACATTGTAACATCTATTGGCCATGACCTTTTTTAAAAATGTTCCTGGTACAGTAGGGCCTGTTTTGAAGTCATTTTTAAGGACCATAGTATCAAGAAACTATAATTTTAGAAACCGGTGGCCTGCAAAACTACATTTTAGAGAAAGAGGTCCTGAGTGGAGTTTCTAATCTTTTTCCTTAAAAGGTTTTTCTCATATCTAGTTTTACCACCGTAACAGCAAGAGATATTTTGGGGCTTTACAATCATGTTTTGTTACTAACTGAACACACATGAGAAGTGAAATGCGGAATTGATGTGTTTTGCAGGTAACCTCTACCCTAGTTGGCCATCTGGACTACTCATTTGCTACGGCATGGCACCCGGATAGCCAGACCTTTGCGACCGGGAACCAGGACAAAACCTGCCGCATCTGGGACACCCGCAACTTGTCGACCTCGCTTGCGGTTTTGCGGGGCAACATCGGTGCGATCCGTTGCATCCGCTACTCCTCCGACGGGCGGTTCCTGGTGTTCTCGGAGCCTGCCGACTTTGTTCATGTGTACAGCGTGGCAGCAGACTACAAGAAACGACAAGAGATCGATTTCTTTGGTGAGGTGTCTGGGATCACGCTCAGCCCGGACGATGAGTCCCTGTTCGTCGGAGTGTGCGACCGTGTCTATGCCAGCCTGTTGCAGTACAGGATGATCCATGCATTCGACTATCTTGACTCGTACGTGTGAAGAATAGAGCTTTGTGTTGTGCTGGGTACTGGCTGAAGGTCACTTGCTCTCGGTGACGGTTCTGGTGCGCAGTTCAGGGAATGTATCTGCCTGCTGTTGTGCGCTAGACTCGACGTCAGCGAGTCTGCCGTGTAAATAGTTCAGCAATTGAAGCGTAGTGCTGTGGACCAATATTGTCTGAACATATGAGCAGAGTAATGTATGTTTGCGTTGTTGGTTCCAGACTCCAGAATACAAATAGTTTTGGACCAAATTCCTAAAGCGGTGTACTGTGGAACAGATGAAGGGCTAGTTTGGCTTCAATTGTATTCACTTCGATCTCTATTGGAGTGGATTAAGGTAGAAATTAGTCAATTTTGCATTTCAATCCACTTCGATACGTGATTGAGATGGAGGGTAGTTAACATCTGTTGTTTTTATTAAGAGCCTGTCTGTTAGGGTTTTTGTCCTAGATTTACAAACTGTTTTTCTACCTTCTACTAATTAGGACCTAATGAAATAATTTTAATGTAGAAGCTATTCTTGGGCTTCCTCACAGAGGCacagtttttcacatttttatgaaGCTAAAAATACTAGCTTCCATTGCTATCTTTCTTTGTTTTACAAATGTTTTTTGAAAATAGGTttagctttactagtgaagctgCTTTATAAAAACTAAAACGAAAAAAACCTACTcattagtgaagttgagctataCTAAACAAACTCTAAATTTACAGGATATAGCTATAGTACTACTCAGTTTATTCCAAATTAAAgcattgtttttttatatatgtagtAAAAAAATGTATCTATAAAAAGTTATACTAGAAAAGACAAAGACTATAATTACAAATAGAGAGAATATCATATCCTATGTttaaaattataaatcattctatTAGTAAAATTTATGTACCTAGCATTtctctattttaaattataaattattctaTCTAGCATAGTTTCAATGACTTAGGCCCTGCTTGGATGTCATGACAGTCTTGCACTtttagcccccccccccccccctttttttACCATTTCCCATAAGGATCCAAACACGTGAGCAAATGGGCAAAACAATTGCTCTTTCCATTTGCTCTACTAGAGGTCCTAAATTAGGTTAAAAGTGCAACActctcttcctctctcatttctCTGTCACCTTGTAGTACGTTCTAGCCTCTAGATCAAACACACCACTTAGACTAAA is part of the Sorghum bicolor cultivar BTx623 chromosome 10, Sorghum_bicolor_NCBIv3, whole genome shotgun sequence genome and harbors:
- the LOC8072576 gene encoding uncharacterized WD repeat-containing protein C2A9.03; translated protein: MAASARDSADAAERVVDDHDGWVSDGEMDVEMDVEGEFQDLDADRRDGGADGDDEYLLLTRIRDTSAAEARAGKDIQGIPWERIHIARQDYRKARLEQYKNYENFPQSGELMDKLCKQVEKSSKYYEFQHNTRSVKPSILHFQLRNLLWATSKHDVYFMSNSTVSHWSALSHKLSEVLDFSGHVAPAEKHPGSLLEGFSGVQVSTLAVNEGLLVAGGFQGELIGKDLEGRNVKFCARTTLSDNAITNAIDIHRSTSGSLRITVSNNDCGVREYDMERFQLLNHYRYNWPVNHTSVSPDKKLLAVVGDDRDALLVDSRNGKVTSTLVGHLDYSFATAWHPDSQTFATGNQDKTCRIWDTRNLSTSLAVLRGNIGAIRCIRYSSDGRFLVFSEPADFVHVYSVAADYKKRQEIDFFGEVSGITLSPDDESLFVGVCDRVYASLLQYRMIHAFDYLDSYV